In the Hordeum vulgare subsp. vulgare chromosome 7H, MorexV3_pseudomolecules_assembly, whole genome shotgun sequence genome, one interval contains:
- the LOC123410368 gene encoding hexose carrier protein HEX6-like, with protein sequence MAAGSFGVSESNDGGCGGGRVTAFVVLSCITAGMGGAIFGYDIGIAGGVSSMEPFLRKFFPEVYRRMKGDSHVSNYCKFDSQLLTAFTSSLYVAGLLTTFLASGVTARRGRRPSMLLGGAAFLAGAAVGGASLNVYMAILGRVLLGVGLGFANQAVPLYLSEMAPPRHRGAFSNGFQFSVGVGALAANVINFGTEKIKGGWGWRVSLSLAAVPAGLLLVGAVFLPETPNSLVQQGKDRRDVALLLRKIRGTDDVDRELDGIVAAADSAKAAGRSGLRMLLTQKRYRPQLVMAVAIPFFQQVTGINAIAFYAPVLLRTIGMGESASLLSSVVTGVVGAASTLISMFLVDRFGRRTLFLAGGTQMLASQLMIGAILAAKLGDDGAVSKEWAAALIFLIAVYVAGFGWSWGPLGWLVPSEIFPLEVRSAGQGVTVATSFVFTVLVAQTFLSMLCHMRAGIFFFFAAWLAAMTAFVYLLLPETRGVPIEQVDRVWREHWFWRRVLGSDSEEAPASGKL encoded by the coding sequence ATGGCGGCTGGCAGCTTCGGCGTCTCCGAGAGCAATGACGGAGGATGTGGCGGAGGAAGGGTCACGGCCTTCGTGGTGCTCTCCTGCATCACCGCCGGCATGGGTGGCGCCATCTTCGGCTACGACATCGGGATCGCGGGCGGCGTGTCGTCCATGGAGCCGTTCCTGCGCAAGTTCTTCCCGGAGGTGTACCGGCGGATGAAGGGCGACTCCCATGTGAGCAACTACTGTAAGTTCGACAGCCAGCTGCTCaccgccttcacctcctcgctcTACGTCGCCGGCCTGCTCACTACCTTCCTCGCGTCCGGCGTCACGGCCCGCCGTGGTCGTCGCCCGTCCATGCTCCTTGGAGGTGCTGCCTTCCTTGCTGGCGCCGCTGTCGGCGGCGCGTCCCTGAACGTTTACATGGCCATCCTGGGGCGTGTGCTCCTCGGCGTCGGCCTCGGCTTCGCGAACCAGGCCGTGCCGCTGTACTTGTCTGAGATGGCGCCTCCGCGGCACCGCGGCGCGTTCAGCAACGGCTTCCAGTTCAGTGTCGGTGTCGGCGCGCTCGCGGCCAACGTGATCAACTTCGGCACGGAGAAGATCAAGGGAGGCTGGGGATGGCGCGTCTCGCTGTCCCTCGCCGCCGTGCCAGCCGGGCTCCTGCTCGTCGGCGCGGTCTTCCTCCCGGAGACGCCCAACAGCCTCGTCCAGCAGGGCAAGGACCGCCGTGATGTGGCGCTCTTGCTGCGTAAGATACGCGGAACCGACGACGTCGACCGCGAGCTGGACGGCATCGTCGCGGCCGCCGACAGCGCTAAGGCGGCCGGCAGGAGCGGCCTGCGGATGCTCCTCACCCAGAAGCGGTACCGTCCTCAGCTTGTTATGGCGGTGGCGATCCCTTTCTTCCAGCAGGTGACGGGGATCAACGCGATCGCCTTCTACGCGCCCGTGCTGCTGCGCACGATCGGCATGGGCGAGAGCGCGTCGCTCCTGTCCTCGGTGGTCACGGGCGTGGTCGGCGCGGCCTCCACCCTCATCTCCATGTTCCTGGTTGACCGGTTCGGCCGCCGCACGCTATTCCTCGCCGGTGGCACGCAGATGCTCGCCTCGCAGCTGATGATCGGGGCCATCTTGGCGGCGAAGCTCGGCGACGACGGTGCCGTCAGCAAGGAGTGGGCGGCGGCGCTGATCTTCCTGATCGCGGTGTACGTGGCCGGGTTCGGGTGGTCGTGGGGGCCGCTGGGGTGGCTGGTGCCGAGCGAGATCTTCCCGCTGGAGGTGCGGTCGGCGGGGCAGggcgtgacggtggcgacgaGCTTCGTGTTCACGGTGTTGGTGGCACAGACTTTCCTGTCCATGCTATGCCACATGAGGGCCggcatattcttcttcttcgcggcgtGGCTGGCCGCCATGACGGCGTTCGTGTACCTCCTGCTGCCGGAGACGAGGGGCGTGCCAATCGAGCAGGTGGACAGGGTGTGGCGCGAGCACTGGTTCTGGAGAAGGGTCCTGGGATCCGATTCCGAGGAGGCGCCAGCGAGCGGGAAACTCTGA